In the Micromonospora narathiwatensis genome, one interval contains:
- a CDS encoding DUF6758 family protein, whose amino-acid sequence MSVAMSCPRCGGSVRGPDLMHGESRCVRCGPVPPLHVPEHIGAEILASVVERVAADADPAGRAGVPLWCPWPLPTGWTLSGVAWAGDDPGGVRATAVACAGPAPLDGGPADLLFVAEEPGVGLGSRFAGLPGPDPGPQVAEALSEPGPGHPERVPRAKIRVAGHPTPLWLVNSPTDRSAYAGEARGMWLHAIAWPASAGHLLAEEVVLHDLTEWTPPELVYGAPSPYLHGRA is encoded by the coding sequence GTGAGTGTCGCGATGAGCTGCCCGAGGTGCGGTGGGTCGGTCCGGGGGCCGGACCTGATGCACGGTGAGTCGCGGTGCGTGCGCTGCGGTCCGGTGCCGCCGCTGCACGTACCCGAGCACATCGGCGCCGAGATCCTGGCCAGTGTGGTGGAGCGGGTGGCCGCGGACGCCGACCCGGCCGGCCGGGCGGGCGTACCGCTCTGGTGCCCGTGGCCGCTGCCCACCGGGTGGACGCTGAGCGGGGTGGCCTGGGCCGGCGACGACCCGGGCGGGGTTCGCGCGACCGCGGTGGCCTGCGCCGGCCCGGCTCCGCTCGACGGCGGGCCGGCCGACCTCCTCTTCGTGGCCGAGGAGCCGGGCGTCGGGCTGGGCTCCCGGTTCGCCGGGCTGCCCGGTCCCGACCCGGGGCCACAGGTCGCGGAGGCCCTGTCGGAGCCCGGCCCGGGCCATCCGGAACGGGTGCCGCGCGCGAAGATCCGGGTCGCCGGCCACCCGACTCCACTGTGGCTCGTCAACTCCCCGACCGATCGAAGCGCGTACGCCGGCGAGGCTCGGGGAATGTGGCTTCATGCGATAGCCTGGCCGGCGAGTGCGGGTCACCTCCTCGCGGAAGAAGTCGTGCTGCACGACCTCACCGAGTGGACTCCGCCTGAACTCGTGTACGGCGCACCATCTCCGTACCTGCACGGACGGGCCTGA
- a CDS encoding PH domain-containing protein yields the protein MGSPSGPPFDPDDPDRERRERDTEPIPRIDPDDGPGYGPGPGYGAGPSLSDDAAFGDGPGFAGEGQSGRAWIRDPEGGYQPPQISEDELSGLRVDASGMAPRRVLPLEDEPSSLVARYLFPTERYRGEWKRHWIHLSTPIIIGVAATFVLGYLSGFLAGRNVGALTTVAVLLWFAVMGWVAWRVADWWYDRFILTNKRVMVVNGIITRRVAMMPLVRVTDMKYEQTPAGRALNYGTFVLESAGQEQALREVKNLPNPNELYLRVVEEMYEPQAVEARLGKEADEAKADDGA from the coding sequence ATGGGAAGCCCCTCCGGTCCGCCCTTCGACCCCGACGATCCCGACCGGGAGCGCCGGGAGCGCGACACCGAGCCGATCCCCCGGATCGACCCTGACGACGGCCCCGGCTACGGTCCCGGTCCCGGCTACGGCGCCGGTCCCTCCCTTTCGGATGACGCCGCCTTCGGTGACGGGCCGGGCTTCGCCGGCGAGGGCCAGTCCGGGCGGGCCTGGATCCGCGACCCGGAGGGCGGCTACCAGCCGCCGCAGATCTCCGAGGACGAGCTGTCCGGGCTGCGTGTCGACGCCTCCGGCATGGCCCCCCGTCGGGTGCTGCCGCTGGAGGACGAGCCCAGCTCGCTGGTGGCCCGCTATCTCTTCCCCACCGAGCGCTACCGGGGCGAATGGAAGCGGCACTGGATCCACCTCTCCACGCCGATCATCATCGGCGTCGCTGCCACCTTCGTCCTCGGCTACCTTTCCGGCTTCCTGGCCGGGCGGAACGTCGGGGCGCTGACCACCGTCGCGGTGCTGCTCTGGTTCGCCGTGATGGGCTGGGTCGCCTGGCGGGTCGCGGACTGGTGGTACGACCGGTTCATCCTCACCAACAAACGGGTGATGGTGGTCAACGGCATCATCACCCGCCGGGTGGCGATGATGCCGCTGGTCCGGGTCACCGACATGAAGTACGAGCAGACCCCGGCCGGGCGGGCGCTCAACTACGGCACCTTCGTGCTGGAGTCCGCCGGCCAGGAGCAGGCGCTCCGCGAGGTCAAGAACCTGCCCAACCCGAACGAGCTCTACCTGCGTGTCGTCGAGGAGATGTACGAGCCGCAGGCGGTCGAGGCGCGGTTGGGCAAGGAGGCGGACGAGGCCAAGGCGGACGACGGGGCCTGA
- a CDS encoding SigE family RNA polymerase sigma factor: MASRDPLEEEFREFVAARSSALLRTAYLLAGDWATAEDLLQTALTKTYLAWKRLGGIEAIEPYARRVLVNTSTSWWRRRWHGERPTEVLPERAGVDEIEQQLDRDALWRHLQALPARQRAVLVLRFYEDMSEAQTAALLEISPGTVKSQTSRALNTLRRRLGSAAALGLPAEQEAAPAPRTPSVPRAVPPPAARPPAVRPAPLPAGPAIARPATSVPVETR; encoded by the coding sequence GTGGCGAGCAGGGACCCGCTGGAGGAGGAGTTCCGCGAGTTCGTCGCGGCCCGGTCCAGTGCCCTGCTGCGTACCGCGTACCTGCTGGCCGGCGACTGGGCGACGGCCGAGGACCTGCTCCAGACCGCGCTGACCAAGACGTACCTGGCCTGGAAGCGGCTCGGCGGGATCGAGGCCATCGAGCCGTACGCCCGCCGGGTCCTGGTCAACACCTCGACGAGCTGGTGGCGGCGTCGCTGGCACGGTGAACGCCCGACCGAGGTGCTGCCCGAGCGGGCCGGCGTCGACGAGATCGAGCAGCAGCTCGACCGGGACGCGCTCTGGCGGCACCTCCAGGCCCTCCCGGCCCGGCAGCGGGCCGTACTGGTGCTCCGGTTCTACGAGGACATGTCCGAGGCGCAGACCGCGGCGCTGCTGGAGATCTCCCCGGGCACCGTGAAGAGCCAGACCTCGCGCGCGCTGAACACGCTGCGCCGCCGGCTGGGCTCCGCGGCGGCCCTCGGTCTGCCCGCCGAGCAGGAGGCCGCGCCCGCGCCGCGTACGCCGTCGGTGCCCCGCGCCGTGCCGCCGCCGGCCGCGCGCCCGCCGGCGGTCCGGCCGGCCCCGCTGCCCGCCGGCCCGGCCATCGCCCGCCCCGCCACCAGCGTGCCGGTGGAGACCCGATGA
- a CDS encoding PHP domain-containing protein — protein sequence MTVAARIDLHAHSTASDGTLSPAELVRAAADTGLDVVAITDHDTTAGWDAAVRALPAGLILVRGAEISCRWYGVEPPIPLHLLAYLFDPNEPELVAELARVRRAREERGERIVRLLQADGIDVSWSEILAGAAGGTVGRPHIAQALIRAGLVATTTEAFAPDWLGERYRLPKEDIDVFRAVALIRAAGGVPVFAHPRASRRGRIVPDELIVALVAAGLAGLEADHEDHTPAERAHVRGLAAELGLLVTGSSDFHGTHKTVQLGAHTTHPEVYERLVALASGVTPVASG from the coding sequence GTGACCGTTGCCGCCCGGATCGACCTGCACGCCCACTCCACCGCCAGCGACGGCACCCTCAGCCCGGCTGAGCTGGTCCGGGCCGCCGCCGACACCGGCCTCGACGTCGTCGCGATCACCGACCACGACACCACCGCGGGCTGGGACGCCGCGGTCCGCGCCCTGCCGGCCGGGCTCATCCTGGTCCGCGGCGCGGAGATCTCCTGCCGTTGGTACGGCGTCGAGCCGCCGATCCCGCTGCACCTGCTCGCGTACCTCTTCGACCCGAACGAGCCGGAGCTGGTCGCGGAGCTGGCCCGGGTCCGGCGGGCCCGGGAGGAACGTGGCGAGCGGATCGTACGGCTGTTGCAGGCCGACGGCATCGACGTGAGCTGGTCGGAGATCCTGGCCGGCGCGGCCGGCGGAACGGTCGGCCGGCCGCACATCGCCCAGGCGCTGATCCGCGCCGGGCTGGTGGCCACCACCACCGAGGCGTTCGCGCCGGACTGGCTGGGGGAGCGGTACCGGCTGCCCAAGGAGGACATCGACGTGTTCCGGGCGGTGGCACTCATCCGGGCGGCCGGCGGGGTGCCGGTCTTCGCCCACCCCCGGGCCTCCCGACGCGGGCGGATCGTGCCGGACGAGCTGATCGTGGCACTGGTGGCGGCCGGGCTGGCCGGCCTGGAGGCCGACCACGAGGACCACACGCCGGCCGAGCGGGCCCACGTCCGGGGGCTCGCCGCCGAGCTGGGCCTGCTGGTCACCGGGTCGTCGGACTTCCACGGCACGCACAAGACCGTCCAGCTCGGCGCGCACACCACCCACCCCGAGGTGTACGAACGCCTCGTCGCCCTGGCCAGCGGGGTGACCCCGGTCGCTTCGGGGTGA